From one Lycium ferocissimum isolate CSIRO_LF1 chromosome 5, AGI_CSIRO_Lferr_CH_V1, whole genome shotgun sequence genomic stretch:
- the LOC132058451 gene encoding dirigent protein 23-like translates to MEKVIVLLLLFAATIALANGQEQKESWAKRVEAGNEVVTTLEFYFHDILSGSNPSAVRVAQSAATNNSGTLFGALMMVDDPLTIGPDPKSKIVGRARGMYGSAGQTDLGLIMVFNYGFTDGIYQGSSFSLLSINPALNPVREMAVVGGTGLFRLARGYAIAQTYSFDAPTGDAIVGYNVTLVTYI, encoded by the exons ATGGAGAAAGTTATagtgctattgttgttgtttgcaGCAACCATAGCTTTGGCAAATGGACAAGAACAGAAAGAATCATGGGCCAAGAGAGTTGAAGCAGGCAATGAAGTTGTAACCACTCTTGAGTTCTACTTTCATGACATACTTAGTGGTTCAAACCCAAGTGCTGTTAGGGTAGCCCAAAGTGCTGCTACCAACAATTCAGGCACCCTTTTTGGAGCTTTGATGATG gTTGATGATCCTCTCACTATTGGACCTGACCCCAAATCCAAGATTGTGGGACGTGCCCGTGGCATGTATGGTTCTGCTGGTCAAACTGATCTAGGACTTATCATGGTTTTTAACTATGGTTTCACTGATGGTATTTATCAAGGAAGTTCTTTTAGCCTTTTAAGTATAAATCCAGCATTGAATCCTGTTCGTGAGATGGCGGTAGTTGGTGGAACTGGTCTTTTTCGATTGGCTCGTGGCTATGCCATTGCACAAACTTATTCATTTGATGCTCCTACTGgtgatgctattgttggttacAATGTTACCCTTGTTACCTATATTTGA